Proteins found in one Aneurinibacillus uraniidurans genomic segment:
- the psiE gene encoding phosphate-starvation-inducible protein PsiE, whose product MNVSIKRTVRSITISTLLQGILNAALLVLAAVLCILLVKETRLLLLSLTQAPAVHEVLEHVLIFFLYFEFIAMIAKYFQENYHFPLRYFLYIGITAMIRLIIVNHDNPLHTLLYAGVVLVLIIAYFIVNSTPLRRDQH is encoded by the coding sequence ATGAATGTGTCCATAAAAAGGACGGTCCGCTCCATCACCATCTCAACCTTGTTGCAGGGAATACTTAATGCGGCTCTTCTTGTTCTTGCCGCCGTACTGTGCATCCTGTTAGTTAAAGAAACACGACTGCTCCTACTGTCGCTGACGCAGGCCCCGGCTGTGCATGAAGTGCTCGAACACGTTCTGATTTTCTTCCTGTATTTTGAATTCATCGCGATGATCGCCAAGTATTTTCAGGAAAACTATCACTTTCCCCTGCGCTATTTCCTGTACATCGGAATTACGGCGATGATTCGGCTGATTATCGTTAACCACGACAATCCACTGCATACACTGCTATACGCCGGTGTCGTCCTTGTCCTGATTATTGCGTACTTCATCGTAAATTCAACCCCGCTACGCCGTGACCAACATTAA